CAGGTGTGATGTCCGTGTCGAAGCTGTAAATCTGCCTGGATACGGTTCTGgtctgacaggaagtgaggtcaCAGAGCTGCTGTGTCTTCCTGCAGGAGGCGAGCGTGGAGCAGAAGGACGAGCTGacggaggaggagctgcgcttCGAGGCGGCGTGTCAGCAGCTGGCCAGCGAGGCGGTGAGGCGAGGCTGCGCCGACAACGTCACAGTCATCCTGGTTTCCGTCTGCCACTGAGCGCGCTCAGAAccaccatcatcttcatcatcatcagcagcagcagcagcagcagcatcctgcCGGCTTCACTCTGCATGTCTCGTTcgtttgcaaataaaatctttttctttatcttttgtcCTTTAGATTTTCTGTGATTGACTCAGATGATGTGTTCAGGAAAAAAGCAGACGTTTATAAAGCAGAgcttataaatgtatatatatagatatttgttttcatatattcTGGagctttgaaaatgaaaaaagaaatttgtttgttattgaacGAGTTTAGGTTCTTAGTTGTGTTACTGCATtttgaaaatttgaataaaataaaatgtggaaggaaaattagatgtaaaattataaattcaaaGACTTTTAAGGCTTCTATAATGATTAAATACttagtgattttctttttcccaaattaaaatttcaatgAATCAGTCAagattatgaaaatatttttgaaattatatAGATCTATATGTTATTTACAAGGTAAATCAAATATCTAGAAGCATTTCTGAATTACATTATGAACTTCAgtaacatttaaacatgttaaatgtttattttctccgTGTTATTGACGCTCGGTGACTGCAGTTCCACTCCCCGCCACTGGGCGTCTCTCCTGTTGAACCGACGCCAACTAAACCGGGTTATTATCTGACAGTAAAACGGACACAGCTGTCAGGGGAATAAAACAACAGGAACACCACATATATTCAGTTTTATCCGAACCGAGCCGGTATGCGGATCGGACCGGGCTCTCTCGAAGGCTTCGTGCAGGTTTGTGTCCACAGGGTGTCATTTTAAAGACACGAATCACCGGAAGTTAGCGGATTCTGCAACGGAGCTAACAGGCTAACTGCTAACTAACGGTTAGGATGTTGAACGAACTTCATTAAAACTCGGTGACGTTACCAGGGGTCCTGCGTGACGTCATGGAATCCCTTTTAGACTTTGAGGAATGCATCAAGGACTCACCCGAGTTCAGGTAAATTCCGTTTTTATTCAGAGGTTATGAATAAATAAGATTAATTCAGCTGTTAATGATCATACCGACTATAAGCTGAAGAAACCTCCTGGAAAGTGATTCCAGGTTACCATGGTGATGGTGTGTTTTACTTCTTCAGGCTGACTCTGGATCAGTTTGAGGCAGATGTTTCCCTGCTGGAGACTCATCTGGATAAGGTAAGCTCTGGTTTTTCCTCATTCTGATCACCTGACCTGAACTTTTCCAACATTAAACCTTCACCTGCTGCTGGATGGACAGTCTCTCTGCTCGCTGTCTCTGACCAATCAGGTGATGAAGCTGTGCGGGAAGATGGTGGCGGCTGGTCAGGCGTACAACGCAGCCAATCAGCTGTTCCTGAGCGGCCTGGCTGAGCTCCTGTTGTATCAGAAGAAGGAGTCGGTGATCATGGTGAGACGTTGCTGCGCCATCGCCGCTCGTCTGATTAGTTGGGAtggtttcctgtttcctgtgtgtgacttcctgtttcctgtgtgtgacttcctgtttcctgctaCACAGAGCTGCCTGAGCCAGTTCCAGCAGGGTCTGCAGGAGATGCTGAGCTTCCACACCGTGAGTcctcctgttgtcttcttctctgGCAGCTGgaactgactgactgacctctgacctctgctcctCAGATGCTGCTGGACCAGATGCAGAGAGCCATCATCCAGCAGCTCTCAAGCCTCTGCTCACAGTGAGTCGCTCCTCATCCACCAGGATCCTGTTCCAGTCTTGATCCAGCCCAGATCTTATGACCACCCAGTCCTGATCCGGTTCCAAGCTGATCCTGATTCAGTCATCATCGGATCCTGATCCGGTCCTGCTGTTTGTTCCTCCCAGGTTCCGGCCGCAGCTAGCCGACACCAGGAAGGAGTTCGTTCGGATCGGAGAGGATCTGGAGACGGCGGCGGCGAAGAACGCCCAGGTGTCGCGCCACAAGGCGGCCGACGCGGAGCGGGCGAGCCACCTGCTGCTCGCCACCCGGAAGTGCTACCAACACTTCGCCCTGGATTACTGCTTGCAGGTGCGACCCGGACTGGAGCGGGCAACCGGGCCGACATTAGGTTCTCTAaactctggttctgattctcTTCCAGCTCAACACCTTTAGAACCCAACAGAACATCGACGTCTTGAACTCTGTGAGTCGTTTCTGCAACGTTTTGGATAAAAAACGATTCGTTTCGTTGTTTTTGTGAGCTGCGTTAACGATCCGGTTTCTCAGGTGTTCTCCTTCGTCCACGCCCAGTTCACCTTCTTCCACCAAGGCTTCGACCTGCTCAGAGACCTGGAGCCCAGCATGAAGACCATGGGAGCTCAGgtaatgacctctgacctctctggTGACCCCTGTTGGATGATCTGACCTGCTGTTTGTTCCTCAGCTGTCTCAGCTTTCTGCCGCCTGCTCCGCCAAGAGGAAGGAGCTGGAGAACCGACACCTGCTGGTCCAGCAGCGGGTAAGGAGCCGCCTCCCGTCtgggtccggtccggtccggtccggcaTCAGACACAGCTGCAGATCCCAACATCTCACTGAATCCTGATGATTAAACTGAGGCAGGAAAACTGAACCGAAATGACTCCCACCAGCAGATGGCGGTATTTCTTCCTTCTGCTGCCTCAGAGTGGCGAgtaacaaaatgttaaactttcttTCCTCATCGTTTTCTTCAGGTGTCGTGTTTCCatcaacttctttttttaatttgcttcagAAAAGGTTCATGGAAAGGCaatattcaaaataacttcctcaTTTTCCTGACGCAGCGAACGTTCCCATCCACTGGTGGGTCTgcgccttaccagaggcaccaaACTCAGAAACCTCCAGCTGCGAAGGGACGGCTCTCTCCGCTCCGTGCTAGTTAGCATCCACTACTTCCTGTTAGCATTCGCTTTGTCCTGTTAGCAactgctacttcctgtttgtaaCAGCCATGTGTAGCATCAACatctgatgacatcactctaATTGGCCAAATACATGGAAACCCgaataattcatattttcttttttttttttaaatgtttttgtgttttccatctgcggtttaatgaggaaaacatattttagcacCACAAAACGAGATCTCTGCATCCGGCGCTGCGTTCCCACAGCTCCTCCGTGTTTTTGCTCGTGTACTTTTAAGATGTGAAGGTCAGCAGGAAGTGACGCTGCCGATGTTTCCTCAGGACGCTTCGGGCGAGCCGATGGTCAGCTCGGGTCCCGACAGCGGCGACATCATCCAGGGTTACCTGTTCAAACGCTCCAGGAGGAAATCCAAGACCTGGAAGAGGTGCGGAGACGGGGGGCGCCGTTTGGAAAGTCAAAATTAACACCAGTCATTTCATAAGAGGAAACACGGGGCTTCATCTTCCACCGTcatattttcatcatgttatttagtttaaaactctaaatatttagctaaatatttgctGTCAAAGCCTGAATGCATTAGgcataaatatgtatttctgtAAAGTCTTTATTTAGCTTTTAGTTTTCAAGCTAaactaactaaacatttagtctgaAGGTAAATTTGTGCAGCAGTTGCTGAGGCCGTCtggatgtttctctgcttcaggtGCTGGTTCTCCATCACAGACAATCAGCTGATCTACAGGAAGTCCCACAAGGTAAGATCCTCCCAGGAATCGCTCACCTGCAGCAGATCTTCTGCTGGTTCCTTTCTAAAGTCGTCCTCAGTTTCATTTCCTTTACATTATTTATGATTCAGAAACTTTGACCGAATGAAGCTgatcaaactgaaaatctgaTCCCCTCATGATTCCTGGAAAATGTTCTGATCcgtaaactgctgctgctgattcaCTCACCTCCAGAAATCCAGAATCCGCTTGTTTCAAATCCAGAGTTTAGATCCTCCAATCATAAATGTTCAGCTAAATCAGGAGATTCTGTGAAACCGTTCAGCCAATCCGGCGGCTCTCTGTGGGTCATGTGACCCGCTGCTGTTCCAGGAAGACGGCGCGTTAAGGCAGCGAGCGGCGGCTCCGTGGTGAGTCTGTTCTCTGACACATCCAGGTTTGGGTTCTGATGGGATCTGGGTTCTGGAGTTTCATTCGGAACCGGAGGCGGTTCTACGTCCAGAGTCAGAGCAGAAACCTGAGGAACCTTCACAGACACATTTAGAGCTTTACAGAGTCAGCcattaatctccatggcaaccattcagctgtgcaaaacacctgggtggacgtagccccgccttcgaggcgcagctcctccctcACTCAGCCAGcagctggtaaaaacattaaagggttaatggaggagccatgttgggacgacttcctggaggcggagcttcagaaagagcaggagcttcttaaagagacagtggcccactttcaaggcattaaatcaggaagtaaatttattttaggttatatttgatgtatacagattttttataagaactgaaggtaacatagtagattatgctataaaatgtctCTGAGTGGTTGGAAAACATGGagtactgtccctttaaatcaaggctagaaacccacctggttagagttgGCTTTGATTTATAATATATGGAttattgatcaacatatttgaggTGTATTTGTTCTGTGAATTGATGACATTTGACAgaattaaatgtttgagttttaatgatgtaaaacactttaaacttctttgtttctgaatgtaatgaatgaatgtttctgAATGAATCCCTTTTAAACTGGACTAACTGgatgttaccatggaaacaggaAGAATGTTTCAGAGTCATGGCGACTGTTGTTTGTGATgtcactgatgatgtcacatgtGTCCCCTCAGGATGATGCTGCCGTCCTGTTTGAGGACCTCCGGCTGTGCGCCGTGAAGCCGGCCGAGCATCTGGACCGCCGCTTCTGCTTCGAGCTGCTGTCCGTCCAGAAGTAAGAGGCCGCCTGCGCCTGCGCCTGCTGCCGCAGCGCGGTGCTGCGGGCGCCGCtcacggtgtgtgtgtgtgtgtgtgtgtgtgtgcgccagGTGCTGCGCCCTGCAGGCCGACTCGGAGCCGCTGCAGCAGGCGTGGCTCACCGCGCTGCAGGGCAGCATCGACCTGGCGTACCGGGAGCGTGGCGACGCCCGCCTCTCCCTACCTGGCGCCGGAGACCCCGCCCCCCTGCCGGCCACGCCCCCCAAGAGGCCGGCGGTGCTGAGCGTGGCCCTCGGGGGCCCCGGGAACCAGCGGTGCTGCGACTGCGGAGAGCCGGAGCCGCGCTGGGCCGCCGTCAACCTGGGAGCCACCGTGTGCATCGAGTGCTCCGGGATCCACAGGTGAGCCGGAGCGCTGGGTTCTGACGGAGCCGGGTTCTTTTGGCGGCTCTGagtgtctgtgtctctgtgtcccAGGAGCCTGGGCGTCCACCTGTCCAAGGTGCGGTCCCTGACCCTGGACTCCTGGGAGGCGGAGCAGCTGAAGGTACGGAAAGCTGCCAACGGCGACAATCCTCAGAGAAAATCCCCAGAGAATTGTCTGGGTGCTGAACTCGGCCGTCCTGACGGCGCAGAGCGACGTTGTTACGGTGAAACCGTTTTCGCTGGAGCCGTAAGCCGCCCACACAGagaaacttcctgttttgcagCTGCTGTGCGTTCTGGGGAACGACGTGGTGAACGCCATCTACGAGGCCAGGTGTTCTGAGGAAGGCCGGGTCAAGCCCCGACCCGACAGCCCCAGGTGAGCCGGTTCTGCTGCAGGGTCGGTGCCGTTTCTGCCGGTTCTGATCCGAGCCGCTGCTCTGTGCCGCAGGTCGGAGCGGGAGGCGTGGATCCGGGACAAATACGTGGAGAAGAGGTTCGTCCAGCGCCGCCCTGCAGGCGGAGCCGGTACGTCCCACTGACCCTGAAGTATCCGTCCCATCCGGAGACGTTTGGTTCCCACGGTTACTAGAGAGAAACCGATCCGATATTAACATCTGTGGAGATGCTCCGATTTATCTATTCCCTGAGTTTTGGTGATCGGCAGATATCTACATGAAGCCTCAGTGGACCGACGGCCTGGCCTACCGGGTCACGGTTACCACGGTTACCACTTAGAGACTTTCCTGCTTTAGTCGACAACATGTCAGACAAAAAACCTCGGACTCAGCTGGTCAGTGAGGACGGATCTATCCAGTCTaactatgctttgtgctctgagtggCGTCTTGCTGGGCTGCCAGAGTTTAAATCCTTTAGCAAAACTAAACGTTTATCTCAGCCGTAGTGCAgttgtcaaataaatgtataattcaatatatttctgtctttgtttgaaaataataaaacgttTGTTTTCCGGTTTTGGACGATATTTAACCTGAGATAACGGAAGTGAAAACATCGCTAATGTTTCCCTGTGATTCTGCTGCGTCGCCTCAAAAAGGGGCGGGGCTCCGACTCTACCAGGCCTCCGTGGCTGGAGACCTCGTTTCCATGGCGACGGCTCTGGCAGAAGGGGCGCAGGTCAACGGCGGCGTCGCCGAGGAGGAGGGGCGGACGGCACTGATCGGAGCGGCGGTCGGAGTGAGCGACGTTCCGACGTTTTTCTGTCCATCCGATCCGAACTTTCCGACTGTGACGCTGCGATTCTGTCTGCCGCCTGCAGGGGTCACTGCTGGCCTGCGAGTTCCTGCTGCAGAACGGAGCCAATGTCAACCGCAGAGACCTGAGGGGGCGCGGCGCCCTGCACGCTGCTGCCACCGCTGGACACACGGGGTAACtgcactgacacacacactgacacacactgatatacactgacacacacactgacacacacactgacacacactgatacacacactgacacacacactgatacacacactgacacacacactgatacacactctgacacacacactgatacacacTGACANNNNNNNNNNNNNNNNNNNNNNNNNNNNNNNNNNNNNNNNNNNNNNNNNNNNNNNNNNNNNNNNNNNNNNNNNNNNNNNNNNNNNNNNNNNNNNNNNNNNNNNNNNNNNNNNNNNNNNNNNNNNNNNNNNNNNNNNNNNNNNNNNNNNNNNNNNNNNNNNNNNNNNNNNNNNNNNNNNNNNNNNNNNNNNNNNNNNNNNNNNNNNNNNNNNNNNNNNNNNNNNNNNNNNNNNNNNNNNNNNNNNNNNNNNNNNNNNNNNNNNNNNNNNNNNNNNNNNNNNNNNNNNNNNNNNNNNNNNNNNNNNNNNNNNNNNNNNNNNNNNNNNNNNNNNNNNNNNNNNNNNNNNNNNNNNNNNNNNNNNNNNNNNNNNNNNNNNNNNNNNNNNNNNNNNNNNNNNNNNNNNNNNNNNNNNNNNNNNNNNNNNNNNNNNNNNNNNNNNNNNNNNNNNNNNNNNNNNNNNNNNNNNNNNNNNNNNNNNNNNNNNNNNNNNNNNNNNNNNNNNNNNNNNNNNNNNNNNNNNNNNNNNNNNNNNNNNNNNNNNNNNNNNNNNNNNNNNNNNNNNNNNNNNNNNNNNNNNNNNNNNNNNNNNNNNNNNNNNNNNNNNNNNNNNNNNNNNNNNNNNNNNNNNNNNNNNNNNNNNNNNNNNNNNNNNNNNNNNNNNNNNNNNNNNNNNNNNNNNNNNNNNNNNNNNNNNNNNNNNNNNNNNNNNNNNNNNNNNNNNNNNNNNNNNNNNNNNNNNNNNNNNNNNNNNNNNNNNNNNNNNNNNNNNNNNNNNNNNNNNNNNNNNNNNNNNNNNNNNNNNNNNNNNNNNNNNNNNNNNNNNNNNNNNNNNNNNNNNNNNNNNNNNNNNNNNNNNNNNNNNNNNNNNNNNNNNNNNNNNNNNNNNNNNNNNNNNNNNNNNNNNNNNNNNNNNNNNNNNNNNNNNNNNNNNNNNNNNNNNNNNNNNNNNNNNNNNNNNNNNNNNNNNNNNNNNNNNNNNNNNNNNNNNNNNNNNNNNNNNNNNNNNNNNNNNNNNNNNNNNNNNNNNNNNNNNNNNNNNNNNNNNNNNNNNNNNNNNNNNNNNNNNNNNNNNNNNNNNNNNNNNNNNNNNNNNNNNNNNNNNNNNNNNNNNNNNNNNNNNNNNNNNNNNNNNNNNNNNNNNNNNNNNNNNNNNNNNNNNNNNNNNNNNNNNNNNNNNNNNNNNNNNNNNNNNNNNNNNNNNNNNN
Above is a genomic segment from Poecilia reticulata strain Guanapo unplaced genomic scaffold, Guppy_female_1.0+MT scaffold_159, whole genome shotgun sequence containing:
- the LOC103460059 gene encoding arf-GAP with coiled-coil, ANK repeat and PH domain-containing protein 2 isoform X2 translates to MESLLDFEECIKDSPEFRLTLDQFEADVSLLETHLDKVMKLCGKMVAAGQAYNAANQLFLSGLAELLLYQKKESVIMSCLSQFQQGLQEMLSFHTMLLDQMQRAIIQQLSSLCSQFRPQLADTRKEFVRIGEDLETAAAKNAQVSRHKAADAERASHLLLATRKCYQHFALDYCLQLNTFRTQQNIDVLNSVFSFVHAQFTFFHQGFDLLRDLEPSMKTMGAQLSQLSAACSAKRKELENRHLLVQQRDASGEPMVSSGPDSGDIIQGYLFKRSRRKSKTWKRCWFSITDNQLIYRKSHKDDAAVLFEDLRLCAVKPAEHLDRRFCFELLSVQKCCALQADSEPLQQAWLTALQGSIDLAYRERGDARLSLPGAGDPAPLPATPPKRPAVLSVALGGPGNQRCCDCGEPEPRWAAVNLGATVCIECSGIHRSLGVHLSKVRSLTLDSWEAEQLKLLCVLGNDVVNAIYEARCSEEGRVKPRPDSPRSEREAWIRDKYVEKRFVQRRPAGGAGAGLRLYQASVAGDLVSMATALAEGAQVNGGVAEEEGRTALIGAAVGGSLLACEFLLQNGANVNRRDLRGRGALHAAATAGHTGQVCLLLKRGANQYAADERGQDPLAIAMETANADIVTLLIGSSVLLTSGRVVVS
- the LOC103460059 gene encoding arf-GAP with coiled-coil, ANK repeat and PH domain-containing protein 3 isoform X1, translating into MESLLDFEECIKDSPEFRLTLDQFEADVSLLETHLDKVMKLCGKMVAAGQAYNAANQLFLSGLAELLLYQKKESVIMSCLSQFQQGLQEMLSFHTMLLDQMQRAIIQQLSSLCSQFRPQLADTRKEFVRIGEDLETAAAKNAQVSRHKAADAERASHLLLATRKCYQHFALDYCLQLNTFRTQQNIDVLNSVFSFVHAQFTFFHQGFDLLRDLEPSMKTMGAQLSQLSAACSAKRKELENRHLLVQQRDASGEPMVSSGPDSGDIIQGYLFKRSRRKSKTWKRCWFSITDNQLIYRKSHKDDAAVLFEDLRLCAVKPAEHLDRRFCFELLSVQKCCALQADSEPLQQAWLTALQGSIDLAYRERGDARLSLPGAGDPAPLPATPPKRPAVLSVALGGPGNQRCCDCGEPEPRWAAVNLGATVCIECSGIHRSLGVHLSKVRSLTLDSWEAEQLKLLCVLGNDVVNAIYEARCSEEGRVKPRPDSPRSEREAWIRDKYVEKRFVQRRPAGGAGAGLRLYQASVAGDLVSMATALAEGAQVNGGVAEEEGRTALIGAAVGGSLLACEFLLQNGANVNRRDLRGRGALHAAATAGHTGQVCLLLKRGANQYAADERGQDPLAIAMETANADIVTLLRMARMNEEMRDSEGVFSTAGQSLVNPFPS